The following proteins come from a genomic window of Lolium rigidum isolate FL_2022 chromosome 5, APGP_CSIRO_Lrig_0.1, whole genome shotgun sequence:
- the LOC124656671 gene encoding carotenoid 9,10(9',10')-cleavage dioxygenase 1-like gives MLTTPSTRTIRPSRTCRPAFSITPRFSSTSITSKPKKSLFQELQRQLSFRSDEASQVLKNAPHMLLDAIVDSTFEFTGQALLPSESNFAPVDEIGESIEILQIEGKIPTNFPEGVYIRNGSNPLLGALHSTVSVFGESNEIWVEGEGMLHALYFTKNYSESWSVSYVNRYVESPTLKIERDRKKPCFLPAAQGDSAAVIAAYILNYLRFGKVNKSISNTNVFEHRGRVYAITESHQPIEICIQNLETGNTWDIQEKWDRPCTSHPKVAPGSGELVIFGSDAKRPFLVVGVVSDDGTKLKHKADLKLDRPTLCHDIGVTLKYNIIMDLPLTADIGRVTTGGQLIEFEKKDYARIGVMPRYGDAESVMWFDVEPCCMFHLINCFEDGDEVVVQGLRSADSIIPGPRLNKHSIISERPELKRDGKTMKQGIDENFFSRLYEWRLNLERKTVSGEYLTGIDWSLEFPMINNYYTGVQHSYAYAQIVDSLRSGGASERVLPKYGGFAKLCLEERENVTERSAENLIKMEIHKLDEDQFCSGASFVPRVGGPYEDDGWIISFVHNERTNTSQVHIIDTQEFEGAPVAKITLPQRVPYGFHGTFVHRT, from the exons ATGTTGACCACTCCAAGTACCCGTACCATTAGACCTTCCCGTACATGTAGACCTGCTTTCTCCATTACTCCAAGATTTTCGTCCACGTCTATAACCTCAAAACCAAAG AAATCCTTGTTCCAGGAGCTTCAGAGGCAGCTTTCTTTCAGGTCCGATGAAGCCTCACAGGTTCTGAAGAACGCGCCACACATGCTTTTGGATGCAATAGTTGACTCAACCTTCGAATTTACTGGACAAGCTCTACTCCCATCTGAG AGCAACTTTGCACCAGTTGATGAGATCGGTGAATCCATAGAGATACTCCAGATTGAAGGAAAAATACCTACAAATTTTCCAGAGGGTGTATACATTAGAAACG GTTCTAATCCCCTCTTGGGCGCCCTCCATTCAACTGTCTCGGTCTTTGGAGAGTCCAATGAGATATGGGTCGAGGGCGAGGGCATGCTCCATGCCCTCTACTTCACCAAGAACTATTCAGAATCTTGGTCAGTCTCCTATGTCAATCGGTATGTTGAATCTCCAACGTTGAAGATCGAACGAGACCGCAAGAAACCATGCTTCCTCCCAGCCGCCCAGGGCGACTCTGCAGCTGTCATCGCGGCCTACATTCTCAACTAT CTGAGGTTTGGCAAGGTGAACAAGAGCATCAGCAACACAAATGTGTTTGAACATCGGGGCCGGGTATACGCCATCACTGAGAGCCATCAGCCCATTGAAATCTGCATACAAAATCTTGAGACAGGCAATACTTGGGACATCCAAGAGAAATGGGATCGGCCCTGCACATCTCACCCGAAG GTAGCACCTGGGTCTGGGGAGCTTGTCATATTTGGTTCAGATGCAAAGAGGCCTTTCCTAGTTGTTGGGGTTGTCTCAG ATGATGGAACCAAACTAAAACATAAAGCTGACCTCAAGCTGGACAGACCTACACTTTGTCATGACATAGGAGTTACTTTAAa GTACAACATAATCATGGATTTGCCACTTACAGCTGACATCGGTAGAGTCACTACAGGTGGTCA GCTGATTGAATTTGAAAAGAAAGATTATGCAAGAATTGGGGTTATGCCTCGCTATGGTGACGCGGAATCAGTTATGTGGTTCGATGTTGAACCATGCTGCATGTTTCATCTTATCAATTGCTTCGAAGATGGCGATGAG GTTGTTGTGCAGGGACTCCGCTCAGCTGACTCCATCATACCAGGGCCAAGATTAAACAAACACAGCATAATTTCTGAAAGGCCCGAACTTAAAAGAGATGGCAAGACCATGAAACAAGGAATAGATGAGAATTTTTTCTCTCGCTTGTATGAATGGAGACTAAACCTGGAAAGAAAGACAGTTTCGGGAGAATATTTAACTGGAATAGATTGGTCCTTGGAATTCCCAATGATCAACAACTACTACACAGGCGTCCAGCATAGTTATGCCTATGCACAAATAGTGGATTCTTTAAGATCAGGAGGCGCAAGTGAAAGAG TACTTCCTAAGTATGGAGGTTTTGCAAAACTATGTCTTGAAGAAAGAGAAAATGTAACAGAG AGGTCGGCCGAAAATCTAATAAAGATGGAGATTCATAAACTTGATGAAGATCAGTTTTGCTCTGGAGCATCATttgttccaagagttggtggcccATATGAAGATGATGGGTGGATAATTTCTTTTGTACATAATGAACGAACTAATACATCACAG GTGCACATTATTGACACCCAAGAATTTGAAGGTGCTCCTGTTGCCAAAATAACGCTGCCGCAAAGAGTACCATATGGCTTCCATGGAACTTTTGTCCATAGAACATGA